Proteins co-encoded in one Arthrobacter alpinus genomic window:
- the pyrR gene encoding bifunctional pyr operon transcriptional regulator/uracil phosphoribosyltransferase PyrR, translated as MTTSSASSQGNEQSSAPVTVSRVVLSAADIERALTRIAYEILEANKGLSDLLLLGIPRRGFPLAQRLAAKLAATDPTVDPAAIVGQLDVTMFRDDLAHQPTRAPQRTQLPVSGIDGKTIVLVDDVLYSGRTIRAALDALVDLGRPRAVRLAVLVDRGHRELPIRADHVGKNLPTSSSEKVRVHLVEIDGGIAANDEVVIEVGA; from the coding sequence ATGACTACTTCCTCTGCATCATCGCAGGGTAATGAGCAAAGCTCTGCTCCTGTAACTGTGTCCCGTGTAGTACTAAGTGCCGCGGACATAGAACGGGCGCTGACTCGTATCGCCTATGAAATCTTAGAAGCCAACAAAGGCTTGTCGGACCTGCTGCTCCTTGGCATTCCGCGCCGCGGCTTCCCGCTGGCTCAGCGTCTGGCCGCCAAATTGGCCGCCACCGATCCCACCGTGGATCCAGCCGCTATTGTTGGCCAACTCGATGTCACCATGTTCCGTGACGATCTGGCCCACCAGCCCACCCGAGCTCCCCAACGCACTCAACTGCCCGTCTCAGGCATCGATGGGAAAACCATTGTGCTGGTCGATGATGTGTTGTATTCCGGACGAACCATCCGGGCCGCCCTGGATGCCTTGGTGGACCTGGGCCGTCCCCGCGCTGTGCGCCTTGCCGTTCTGGTTGACCGCGGACACCGTGAACTACCCATCCGGGCAGACCACGTCGGCAAGAACCTGCCCACCTCCTCGAGCGAAAAAGTGCGTGTACACCTCGTTGAAATTGACGGCGGCATTGCTGCTAACGATGAAGTTGTGATTGAGGTTGGCGCATGA
- a CDS encoding aspartate carbamoyltransferase catalytic subunit codes for MKHLLSTEQLSLENTIAILDTAQEMSAVGQREIKKLPALRGRTVVNLFFEDSTRTRISFEAAAKRLSADVINFSAKGSSVSKGESLKDTAQTLEAMSADAVVIRHWASGAPAQLANSGWIDAAVINAGDGTHAHPTQALLDAFTMRAHWSKIQGKASVGADLAGMRVLIVGDVLHSRVARSNVWLLRTLGAHVTLVAPPTLLPVGVEHWPCEVSYDLDAALEKGVDAVMMLRVQAERMNASFFPSTREYARRWGFDDARLAKLDALNLKDTIIMHPGPMNRGLEISSAAADSPRSTVLAQVRNGVSVRMAALYLLLSGEMRETPAKIAVPSTLPSVKDPS; via the coding sequence ATGAAGCACCTCCTGTCTACAGAGCAGCTGAGCCTCGAAAATACTATTGCAATCCTGGACACCGCCCAGGAAATGAGTGCCGTGGGCCAACGTGAAATCAAGAAGCTCCCGGCCCTTCGCGGACGCACCGTGGTGAACCTCTTCTTCGAAGACTCCACCCGTACGCGCATCTCCTTCGAGGCTGCCGCCAAGCGCCTCTCCGCAGATGTCATCAACTTCAGTGCCAAAGGCTCCTCGGTATCCAAGGGCGAATCCCTCAAAGACACCGCCCAGACCCTTGAAGCCATGAGCGCCGACGCCGTGGTCATCAGGCACTGGGCCTCCGGTGCCCCCGCGCAGTTGGCCAACTCCGGCTGGATTGACGCTGCCGTCATCAACGCTGGCGACGGCACCCACGCCCACCCCACGCAAGCACTGCTGGACGCCTTCACCATGCGCGCCCACTGGTCAAAGATTCAGGGCAAGGCCTCGGTGGGAGCCGATCTAGCCGGCATGCGCGTGCTGATCGTCGGAGACGTGCTGCACTCGCGCGTGGCCCGATCCAACGTCTGGCTGTTGCGTACCCTTGGTGCCCACGTGACCTTGGTGGCGCCGCCCACCTTGCTGCCGGTCGGCGTCGAACATTGGCCTTGCGAGGTCAGCTACGATCTCGATGCCGCCCTGGAAAAGGGTGTTGACGCCGTCATGATGCTGCGTGTGCAGGCCGAGCGCATGAACGCGTCGTTCTTCCCTTCCACGCGTGAATACGCCCGCCGATGGGGGTTCGACGACGCCCGTCTCGCCAAACTGGATGCCCTGAACCTCAAGGACACCATCATCATGCACCCCGGCCCCATGAACCGCGGCCTGGAGATTTCCTCCGCCGCCGCCGATTCGCCCCGTTCCACCGTGCTGGCTCAGGTCCGCAACGGTGTCTCGGTGCGCATGGCTGCCTTGTACCTCCTGCTTTCCGGGGAAATGCGCGAAACACCCGCTAAAATCGCCGTCCCCTCAACTCTGCCTTCAGTAAAGGACCCTTCATGA
- a CDS encoding dihydroorotase, with protein sequence MTSVSYLIRSASLLGEETADILVRDGVIAAVGENLTADVVGDATVIDASALVALPGMVDLHTHLREPGREDAETVETGTRAAALGGFTAVHAMANSSPVADTAGVVEQVHTLGRESGWVDVRPVGAVTVGLAGTQLAELGAMADSRARVRVFSDDGICVSDPVLMRRALEYVKAFDGVIAQHAQEPRLTEGAQMNEGVVSADLGLTGWPAVAEESIIARDVLLAQHVGSRLHVCHVSTAGSVEIIRWAKERGISVTAEVTPHHLLLTEELVRSYNPVYKVNPPLRADADVHALRAALADGTIDIVGTDHAPHPSEAKECEWAAAAMGMTGLETALSVVQETMIETGLMTWADFARVTSTTPAQIGQVADQGRPLEVGEPANIVLVDPAARWNVDPYAMATKGRNSPFAGLVLPGKVVATFFHGHPTVLDGKLNTPYRAVTQQ encoded by the coding sequence ATGACTTCCGTAAGTTACTTGATTCGTTCAGCGTCTTTGTTGGGCGAAGAGACCGCGGACATTTTGGTGCGCGATGGCGTTATTGCCGCCGTGGGGGAGAACCTCACCGCCGATGTGGTGGGCGATGCCACCGTGATCGATGCCAGTGCGCTGGTAGCCCTGCCCGGCATGGTTGACCTGCACACCCACTTGCGCGAGCCCGGCCGCGAAGATGCCGAAACCGTTGAAACCGGTACTCGTGCCGCCGCCTTGGGTGGCTTCACCGCCGTCCATGCCATGGCCAACAGCTCACCGGTGGCCGATACCGCCGGAGTGGTGGAGCAGGTTCACACTCTGGGGCGCGAGTCCGGCTGGGTTGATGTACGCCCCGTTGGTGCCGTGACAGTAGGCTTGGCCGGCACCCAGCTGGCTGAGCTTGGCGCCATGGCAGATTCCCGTGCCCGCGTCCGGGTATTCTCCGATGATGGCATCTGCGTCAGTGACCCAGTCCTGATGCGCCGCGCCCTGGAATACGTCAAGGCATTCGACGGCGTGATCGCCCAGCACGCGCAGGAACCTCGCCTCACCGAAGGCGCCCAGATGAACGAAGGCGTGGTCTCGGCAGATCTTGGCCTGACCGGCTGGCCGGCCGTGGCCGAAGAGTCCATTATTGCCCGTGACGTCCTGCTGGCCCAGCATGTGGGCTCACGCCTGCACGTCTGCCACGTGTCCACAGCCGGTTCCGTGGAGATCATCCGCTGGGCCAAGGAACGCGGCATTTCCGTCACGGCCGAGGTCACTCCGCACCACTTGCTGCTGACTGAAGAACTGGTTCGCAGCTACAACCCGGTCTACAAGGTCAACCCGCCCTTGCGCGCCGACGCTGATGTCCACGCCCTGCGTGCGGCTCTTGCCGACGGCACCATTGACATTGTGGGCACCGATCACGCCCCGCACCCCAGCGAAGCCAAGGAATGTGAATGGGCTGCTGCGGCTATGGGCATGACAGGACTGGAAACGGCCCTGTCGGTAGTGCAGGAAACCATGATTGAAACCGGCTTGATGACGTGGGCTGACTTTGCTCGCGTCACCTCCACCACCCCGGCCCAGATTGGCCAAGTGGCTGATCAGGGCCGTCCGCTGGAAGTAGGGGAGCCGGCAAATATTGTGCTGGTTGACCCTGCCGCGCGCTGGAACGTTGACCCGTATGCCATGGCTACCAAGGGCCGCAACTCACCGTTTGCCGGTCTGGTCCTGCCCGGCAAGGTTGTTGCCACGTTCTTCCACGGCCACCCCACTGTTTTGGATGGCAAGCTGAACACCCCTTACCGGGCGGTGACGCAGCAGTGA
- the carA gene encoding glutamine-hydrolyzing carbamoyl-phosphate synthase small subunit has protein sequence MSDATMPAQALLVLEDGRTFRGTSYGAQGTALGEAVFTTGMTGYQETLTDPSYARQLIVQTAPHIGNTGVNKADNESTRIWAAGYVVRDAARRPSNWRSEGTLDDELTTQGIVGIQGVDTRAITRHLRERGAMKAGIFSGADASAPEAELLAQVLAQPSMAGLRLAEEVSVKEAYVVEPSAHGWEGEPLFTIAALDLGIKAMTPTRFAERGVRVHVLPAATTFEEASALNPDGVFISNGPGDPATADRQVTFVRSFLDAGVPYFGICFGNQILGRALGYGTYKLRYGHRGINQPVMDRSTGKVEITSQNHGFAVDAPLDGPTQAPEERFGRVEVSHISLNDQVVEGLSCLDIPAFSVQYHPEAAAGPHDAAYLFDRFITLMTASKTAQSQENK, from the coding sequence ATGAGTGATGCAACTATGCCTGCACAGGCACTTTTGGTCTTGGAAGACGGCCGCACTTTCCGTGGCACCAGCTACGGAGCGCAGGGCACGGCCCTGGGCGAGGCAGTCTTCACCACCGGCATGACCGGTTACCAGGAAACCTTGACGGATCCTTCATACGCCCGTCAGCTGATCGTTCAGACGGCACCGCACATCGGTAACACCGGTGTGAACAAGGCTGATAATGAATCCACTCGGATCTGGGCCGCCGGTTACGTTGTTCGTGACGCCGCCCGCCGCCCGTCAAACTGGCGCAGCGAGGGAACGCTCGACGACGAGCTCACCACCCAGGGGATCGTGGGCATCCAGGGTGTGGACACCCGTGCCATCACCCGCCACCTGCGCGAGCGTGGCGCCATGAAGGCCGGGATCTTCTCCGGCGCCGACGCATCTGCTCCCGAAGCTGAGCTGCTAGCTCAGGTTTTGGCGCAGCCGTCCATGGCAGGCTTGCGCCTGGCTGAAGAGGTCAGCGTCAAGGAAGCATACGTCGTCGAACCTTCCGCCCACGGGTGGGAGGGTGAGCCGCTGTTCACCATCGCAGCCCTGGATCTGGGTATCAAGGCCATGACGCCCACCCGCTTCGCCGAGCGCGGCGTGCGTGTGCACGTGTTGCCGGCAGCCACCACCTTCGAAGAAGCCTCCGCGCTGAACCCCGATGGTGTTTTCATCTCCAACGGCCCCGGCGACCCCGCCACGGCCGACCGCCAGGTTACTTTCGTCCGCAGCTTCCTGGACGCCGGCGTGCCGTACTTCGGTATCTGCTTCGGCAACCAGATCCTGGGCCGTGCCCTGGGTTACGGCACCTACAAGCTGCGTTACGGCCACCGCGGCATCAACCAGCCCGTCATGGACCGCAGCACCGGCAAGGTGGAAATCACCAGCCAGAACCACGGCTTCGCCGTTGATGCCCCGCTGGATGGACCCACGCAGGCCCCCGAAGAGCGCTTCGGCCGCGTTGAGGTCAGCCACATCAGCCTCAACGATCAGGTTGTTGAAGGGCTCTCCTGCCTGGACATCCCCGCCTTCTCGGTGCAGTACCACCCGGAAGCCGCGGCGGGTCCGCATGACGCCGCCTACCTGTTCGACAGGTTCATCACTCTTATGACCGCCAGCAAGACCGCACAGAGCCAGGAAAACAAGTAA
- the carB gene encoding carbamoyl-phosphate synthase large subunit: MPKREDLKSVLVIGSGPIVIGQAAEFDYSGTQALRVLKEEGLRVILVNSNPATIMTDPEFADATYVEPITPEVIEKIIAKERPDAILPTLGGQTALNAAIALDKNGVLAKYNVELIGANIAAIELGEDREKFKGVVERCGAESARSHIIHTMEEAYVAAEDLGYPMVVRPSFTMGGLGSGLAYTPSDLERIVGQGLQYSPTTEVLLEESILGWKEYELEMMRDKNDNVVVVCSIENFDPVGVHTGDSITVAPAMTLTDREYQNLRDISIAVIREVGVDTGGCNIQFAIEPDTGRVVVIEMNPRVSRSSALASKATGFAIAKIATKLSLGYTLDEIPNDITQKTPASFEPSLDYVVVKVPRFAFEKFPAADPTLTTTMKSVGEAMAIGRNFTEALQKALRSLEQKGASLDFSSVNALDVPDLIEAAKRPTTDRLAQVQRALLGGGTIEELYAATGIDPWYLDQLVLLNEVAATIRKSTALTPEMLKLAKRHGFSDAQIGALTNNSEAVVRGVRQALSIRPVYKTVDTCAAEFNAYTPYHYSSYDEEDEIALHEKPSVIILGSGPNRIGQGIEFDYSCVHASMALRKAGYETVMVNCNPETVSTDYDVSTRLYFEPLTLEDVLEVIAAEERTGGVLGVFVQLGGQTPLKLAQELADAGVPILGTSPEAIDLAEHRGMFSRVLDNAGLIAPKNGTAVSFNDAKKIADEIGYPVLVRPSYVLGGRGMEIVYDEANLSRYIKNATEITEAHPVLIDRFLEDAIEIDVDALFDGKDMYLGGIMEHIEEAGIHSGDSACVLPPITLGKDVQERVRKATRAIAEGVGVRGLINIQFALAADILYVLEANPRASRTVPFVSKATGVQMAKAAALIGVGVSIAHLRSVHHILPEIGDGGTLPDSAPVAVKEAVMPFNRFRTPEGHVVDSLLGPEMRSTGEVMGIDKHFDTAFAKSQAAANGALPIEGKIFVSVANRDKRSIIMAVKRLADLGYEIVSTGGTADVLRRNGIESTIVRKIGEGTSETGEGTIVDLINNGEIAMIFNTPSGGQARGDGYEIRAAAVSIGKPCITTVAEFNVAVQAMEALRTYEWDVTSLQEHAKVLAAGQAAQNA; the protein is encoded by the coding sequence ATGCCAAAGAGGGAAGATCTCAAATCAGTCTTGGTCATTGGCTCCGGCCCGATCGTGATTGGCCAGGCTGCCGAGTTTGATTACTCCGGCACCCAGGCGCTGCGTGTTCTGAAGGAGGAGGGCCTGCGGGTCATCCTGGTCAACTCCAACCCGGCCACCATCATGACCGATCCCGAGTTCGCCGACGCCACCTACGTTGAGCCGATCACCCCGGAGGTCATCGAGAAGATCATCGCCAAGGAACGTCCCGACGCCATCTTGCCCACACTGGGTGGCCAGACCGCGTTGAACGCCGCCATCGCGTTGGACAAGAACGGTGTGCTGGCCAAGTACAACGTCGAGCTGATCGGTGCGAACATCGCAGCCATCGAGCTCGGCGAGGACCGCGAAAAGTTCAAGGGCGTCGTTGAGCGTTGCGGTGCTGAATCAGCACGCAGTCACATCATCCACACCATGGAAGAGGCGTACGTCGCCGCCGAAGACCTGGGTTACCCCATGGTTGTGCGCCCCTCATTCACCATGGGTGGGCTGGGCTCCGGCCTCGCGTACACGCCGTCGGACCTGGAGCGCATTGTGGGCCAGGGCCTGCAGTACAGCCCCACCACCGAGGTTCTGCTTGAAGAGAGCATCCTCGGCTGGAAGGAATACGAGCTGGAGATGATGCGCGACAAGAACGACAATGTCGTGGTTGTTTGCTCCATCGAAAACTTTGACCCGGTAGGTGTTCACACGGGTGACTCCATCACGGTGGCCCCGGCCATGACGCTGACGGACCGTGAATACCAGAACCTGCGTGACATCTCGATCGCCGTCATCCGCGAGGTTGGCGTTGACACCGGTGGTTGCAACATCCAGTTCGCTATTGAGCCCGACACCGGCCGCGTCGTCGTCATTGAGATGAACCCGCGCGTGTCACGGTCCTCGGCATTGGCGTCGAAGGCAACCGGCTTCGCCATTGCCAAGATCGCCACGAAGCTGTCCCTTGGCTACACCCTGGATGAGATCCCGAACGACATCACGCAGAAGACGCCGGCCTCCTTTGAGCCCAGCCTGGACTACGTGGTTGTCAAGGTTCCGCGCTTCGCGTTTGAGAAGTTCCCGGCAGCGGACCCCACGCTGACCACCACCATGAAGAGTGTTGGCGAGGCGATGGCCATTGGTCGTAACTTCACCGAGGCCCTGCAAAAGGCCTTGCGTTCCTTGGAGCAAAAGGGCGCCAGCCTGGACTTCTCCTCGGTCAATGCTTTGGATGTCCCCGATCTGATCGAGGCCGCCAAGCGCCCCACCACCGATCGCCTCGCCCAGGTCCAGCGCGCCCTGCTTGGCGGCGGTACCATCGAAGAATTGTACGCAGCCACCGGCATTGACCCCTGGTACCTGGATCAGCTGGTGCTGCTCAACGAGGTGGCGGCAACCATCCGCAAGTCCACCGCCCTGACGCCGGAAATGCTCAAGCTGGCCAAGCGCCACGGCTTCTCCGACGCCCAAATCGGTGCCTTGACCAACAACTCCGAGGCTGTTGTCCGCGGTGTGCGCCAGGCCCTGAGCATCCGCCCCGTGTACAAGACGGTTGATACCTGTGCGGCCGAGTTCAACGCCTACACCCCGTACCACTACTCTTCCTACGACGAAGAGGACGAGATTGCGCTGCACGAAAAGCCGTCAGTCATCATTCTCGGCTCGGGCCCGAACCGTATTGGTCAGGGCATCGAGTTTGATTACTCCTGCGTGCACGCTTCCATGGCACTGCGCAAGGCCGGCTACGAGACCGTCATGGTCAACTGCAACCCGGAAACCGTCTCCACAGATTACGACGTCTCCACCCGCTTGTACTTTGAGCCGTTGACGCTGGAAGACGTGCTGGAGGTCATTGCCGCGGAAGAGCGCACCGGCGGCGTTTTGGGCGTGTTCGTCCAACTGGGCGGCCAGACTCCGCTGAAGCTTGCTCAAGAACTGGCCGACGCCGGTGTGCCCATCTTGGGTACCTCCCCGGAAGCCATCGATTTGGCCGAGCACCGCGGCATGTTCTCGCGTGTGCTGGACAATGCCGGTTTGATTGCGCCGAAGAACGGCACGGCCGTGTCCTTCAATGACGCCAAGAAGATCGCCGATGAAATTGGCTACCCCGTGCTGGTCCGCCCGTCCTACGTTTTGGGTGGCCGCGGCATGGAGATCGTCTACGACGAGGCCAACCTGTCCCGCTACATCAAGAACGCCACTGAAATCACCGAGGCCCACCCGGTCTTGATTGACCGGTTCTTGGAAGATGCCATTGAAATTGACGTCGACGCACTCTTCGACGGCAAGGACATGTACCTTGGCGGCATCATGGAGCACATTGAAGAGGCCGGCATTCACTCCGGTGACTCCGCCTGTGTGCTGCCTCCCATCACCTTGGGCAAGGACGTGCAGGAGCGGGTCCGGAAGGCAACCCGCGCCATCGCCGAAGGTGTGGGTGTCCGCGGCCTGATCAACATTCAGTTCGCGCTGGCCGCTGACATCCTCTACGTTCTTGAGGCCAACCCGCGTGCCTCACGCACCGTCCCGTTCGTTTCCAAGGCAACCGGTGTGCAGATGGCCAAGGCCGCCGCGCTGATTGGTGTTGGCGTGTCCATCGCTCACTTGCGCAGCGTCCACCACATCCTGCCGGAAATTGGCGACGGCGGCACCCTGCCGGACTCCGCCCCGGTTGCTGTCAAGGAAGCTGTTATGCCGTTCAACCGTTTCCGCACCCCGGAGGGTCACGTTGTTGACTCCCTGCTGGGCCCGGAAATGCGCTCCACCGGCGAAGTCATGGGCATCGACAAGCACTTCGACACTGCCTTTGCCAAGAGCCAGGCGGCCGCCAACGGCGCCTTGCCGATCGAAGGCAAGATCTTCGTCTCGGTGGCCAACCGTGACAAGCGCTCCATCATCATGGCCGTCAAGCGCCTTGCTGATCTGGGCTACGAGATCGTCTCCACCGGAGGCACCGCGGACGTCCTGCGCCGCAACGGCATCGAGTCCACCATCGTGCGCAAGATTGGTGAAGGCACCTCGGAAACGGGTGAAGGCACCATTGTTGACTTGATCAACAACGGTGAGATCGCCATGATCTTCAACACCCCCAGCGGTGGCCAGGCACGCGGTGACGGCTACGAAATCCGTGCGGCTGCCGTCTCCATTGGCAAGCCGTGCATCACCACGGTGGCCGAGTTCAACGTGGCTGTCCAGGCCATGGAAGCACTGCGCACCTACGAGTGGGACGTCACCAGCCTGCAGGAACACGCCAAGGTTTTGGCAGCAGGTCAGGCAGCTCAGAATGCCTAA
- the pyrF gene encoding orotidine-5'-phosphate decarboxylase, which produces MPNNVNSSAVKHDGGRAPFGARLAGAMAARGPLCVGIDPHPGLLAAWGLADSVQGLRTFSATVLEAVAPLAAAIKPQVALYERHGSAGLAVLEELLAAALEADVLTIADAKRGDIGSTMAGYADAWLRDGSALAADSVTLSPYLGFESLRPALDLAAANGRGVFVLALTSNPEGASVQHVGGSESVAKRIVEAAAQENRRYAEQALGSVGLVVGATVGSALSELGIDLAALHGPILAPGLGAQGATGADMQLTFGAAYPVVLGTSSRGILAAGPDIAALRAATTQTLAGLK; this is translated from the coding sequence ATGCCTAACAATGTCAACAGCAGTGCTGTGAAGCACGACGGCGGGAGGGCACCTTTCGGTGCCCGACTAGCCGGTGCGATGGCTGCCCGTGGTCCGCTGTGTGTGGGTATCGACCCGCACCCGGGACTGCTGGCGGCCTGGGGCCTGGCTGATTCTGTGCAGGGCCTGCGCACGTTTTCTGCGACAGTTCTGGAAGCTGTTGCCCCTCTCGCTGCGGCCATCAAGCCGCAGGTGGCACTCTATGAGCGCCACGGTTCTGCCGGCCTCGCAGTTCTTGAAGAACTGTTGGCGGCCGCGCTCGAGGCCGATGTGCTGACCATTGCTGATGCCAAGCGCGGAGACATTGGCTCCACCATGGCCGGCTATGCCGATGCTTGGCTGCGCGATGGATCTGCTCTTGCTGCCGATTCTGTGACCTTGAGCCCGTACCTGGGTTTTGAGTCGCTGCGCCCGGCGCTGGATCTTGCGGCAGCCAATGGTCGGGGTGTGTTTGTTCTCGCATTGACGTCCAACCCTGAGGGCGCTTCTGTTCAGCATGTAGGCGGAAGCGAGTCGGTGGCCAAGCGCATTGTCGAAGCGGCCGCGCAGGAGAATCGCCGTTATGCCGAACAGGCTTTGGGTTCGGTTGGACTGGTTGTTGGCGCCACCGTGGGTAGTGCTCTGAGTGAGCTGGGCATTGATCTGGCCGCGCTGCACGGGCCCATTCTGGCTCCGGGCCTTGGTGCGCAAGGTGCCACGGGGGCGGACATGCAGCTCACCTTCGGGGCTGCCTATCCTGTCGTACTGGGCACTTCCAGCAGGGGTATCCTCGCGGCCGGGCCGGATATTGCGGCGCTGCGGGCAGCTACCACACAAACGCTGGCCGGGCTAAAGTAA
- the mihF gene encoding integration host factor, actinobacterial type, whose translation MNLPHLSHEQRAEARIKAIAARAVRSQIKLDLKTGQASVADVLDAAAAEPALDRLRVSDLLEALPGIGKVRATVIMSELGIAPTRRVRGLGVHQRRALISYLGKKS comes from the coding sequence GTGAACTTGCCGCACCTCTCGCATGAACAGCGCGCAGAAGCGCGGATTAAGGCCATTGCAGCCCGGGCGGTCAGGTCCCAGATAAAACTAGATTTAAAAACAGGGCAGGCCAGTGTGGCAGACGTGCTTGATGCGGCCGCGGCCGAGCCTGCCTTGGACAGACTTAGAGTTAGCGATTTATTGGAAGCCCTTCCGGGCATTGGAAAGGTACGTGCAACTGTGATCATGAGCGAGCTGGGGATAGCCCCAACGCGCAGGGTGCGTGGCTTGGGCGTGCACCAACGCCGAGCCTTGATTAGCTACCTTGGGAAAAAGTCATGA
- the gmk gene encoding guanylate kinase, with translation MSDVSVPAVPAVPAVPSESTVRTKPRSGVTVLAGPTAVGKGTVSTFIRDNYPDVWLSVSATTRPARPGEEEGVHYFFRSAEEFDSLVADGELLEWAVVHGVNRYGTLRSTVQAAVADGKSVLLEIDLQGARQVKEAMPEADFVFLGPPNWDELVRRLVGRGTETAEEQHRRLETAKLELAAAPEFDYVIVNDDVSRAAAALVELMGLTPHHTA, from the coding sequence ATGAGCGACGTTTCCGTGCCAGCCGTGCCAGCCGTCCCAGCTGTGCCGTCTGAAAGTACCGTCCGCACCAAGCCGCGCAGCGGTGTGACGGTTCTGGCCGGGCCCACCGCCGTCGGCAAGGGCACTGTCTCAACGTTCATCCGGGACAACTACCCGGATGTGTGGCTGTCCGTTTCAGCCACCACCCGTCCGGCCCGTCCGGGCGAAGAAGAAGGCGTGCACTACTTCTTCCGATCAGCGGAGGAATTTGATTCCCTCGTGGCCGACGGCGAACTCCTCGAGTGGGCGGTTGTTCACGGCGTCAACCGCTACGGCACCTTGCGCAGCACCGTCCAGGCTGCTGTGGCCGATGGAAAATCGGTGCTGTTGGAAATTGATTTGCAGGGCGCACGCCAGGTCAAAGAAGCCATGCCTGAGGCTGATTTTGTGTTCCTGGGCCCTCCCAATTGGGACGAATTGGTCCGCCGATTGGTGGGACGCGGCACAGAAACGGCCGAGGAACAGCACCGCCGCTTGGAAACCGCTAAACTGGAACTTGCTGCCGCCCCGGAATTTGATTACGTCATTGTCAATGACGATGTCAGCCGGGCTGCAGCCGCGCTTGTTGAACTGATGGGGCTCACCCCTCACCACACTGCTTGA
- the rpoZ gene encoding DNA-directed RNA polymerase subunit omega, protein MTTQPEGIINPSIDSLLEAADSKYGLVIFGAKRARQINAYYAQLHEGLFEYVGPLVDTKLNEKSLSIAFREIDEGLLVSTPVETA, encoded by the coding sequence TTGACTACACAACCCGAAGGCATCATCAATCCCTCGATCGATTCGCTGCTTGAAGCTGCCGATTCGAAGTACGGACTGGTCATCTTTGGTGCCAAGCGCGCACGCCAGATCAACGCTTACTACGCTCAGCTCCACGAGGGCCTGTTCGAGTACGTCGGCCCGCTGGTAGACACCAAGCTGAACGAGAAGTCCCTCTCCATCGCTTTCCGTGAAATCGACGAGGGCCTGTTGGTTTCCACCCCCGTCGAGACCGCGTAA